One Hydrogenophaga crassostreae genomic region harbors:
- a CDS encoding NAD(P)-binding protein, which yields MTKQATDYLIIGSGAVGLAFADTLLDEAPDVHITIVDRHGKPGGHWNDAYSFVALHQPSSFYGVNSMPLGSNRKDEMGVNKGLYELASGPEVSGYFERVMHQKLLPSGRVSYHPMSDYVGEGRFVSLLSGTVSEVDVRRRVVDASYFATQVPSTRKPRYAVAAGVRVVPPNALPDLWQKPEALPKHFTIVGAGKTAMDVGVWLLKCGARPDSISWVMPRDSWLINRQCVQPGMEFFKEVIGGQADQMEAFAAATSVDDLFARLEGCDQMLRIYPDQQPSMFHYATISKGEVALLRQIRQVVRKGHVQSIDDEGLLLDGGREPMPPGTLYIDCSASAVEQRAPQPVFQDGKMVLQLVRAPQPTFSAALIAYVEAHFENDLQKNQLCMPVPFPVNLAGYLTSTAVSTMNQVNWSQDEALRAWVRNSRLDGFGKLMASADKANAEHQAILGRLRSVARAAMGNVQKLMASASPAAH from the coding sequence ATGACAAAACAGGCAACGGACTACCTGATCATCGGCAGCGGCGCAGTGGGCCTGGCATTCGCCGACACCTTGCTCGACGAGGCCCCTGATGTCCACATCACCATCGTGGACCGCCATGGCAAGCCCGGTGGCCACTGGAACGATGCCTATTCGTTTGTCGCGCTGCACCAGCCTTCGTCTTTCTACGGGGTCAACTCGATGCCACTGGGCAGCAACCGCAAAGATGAGATGGGGGTGAACAAGGGCCTTTACGAGCTCGCCTCGGGGCCTGAGGTCAGCGGCTATTTCGAGCGGGTGATGCACCAGAAACTGCTGCCCAGTGGCCGTGTCAGTTACCACCCGATGAGCGACTACGTAGGCGAGGGCCGTTTCGTTTCGCTGCTGTCGGGTACCGTCTCTGAAGTGGATGTGCGCCGGCGGGTGGTGGATGCCAGTTATTTCGCCACCCAGGTGCCATCAACCCGAAAGCCCAGATACGCCGTGGCCGCCGGTGTGCGCGTGGTGCCGCCGAATGCCCTGCCCGATCTGTGGCAAAAGCCCGAAGCCCTGCCCAAGCATTTCACCATCGTGGGCGCAGGCAAAACCGCCATGGACGTGGGGGTCTGGCTGCTGAAATGCGGGGCCCGTCCCGACAGCATCAGCTGGGTCATGCCGCGCGACTCGTGGCTGATCAACCGCCAGTGCGTGCAGCCCGGCATGGAGTTTTTCAAGGAAGTGATTGGTGGCCAGGCCGACCAGATGGAGGCCTTTGCCGCCGCCACGTCGGTGGATGACCTGTTCGCCCGGCTGGAGGGCTGCGACCAGATGCTGCGCATCTACCCCGACCAGCAGCCGTCGATGTTCCACTACGCCACGATTTCCAAAGGCGAGGTGGCGCTGCTGAGGCAGATCCGCCAGGTGGTTCGCAAAGGCCACGTGCAGTCCATCGACGACGAAGGCCTGCTGCTCGATGGTGGCCGCGAACCCATGCCGCCCGGCACCCTCTACATCGACTGCTCCGCCTCGGCCGTGGAACAGCGGGCACCGCAGCCCGTGTTCCAGGATGGCAAGATGGTTTTGCAACTGGTGCGTGCACCCCAACCCACCTTCAGTGCCGCGTTGATCGCCTATGTGGAGGCCCACTTTGAGAACGACCTGCAAAAGAACCAGCTGTGCATGCCGGTGCCGTTTCCGGTGAACCTGGCGGGCTACCTGACCTCGACCGCCGTGAGCACGATGAACCAGGTCAACTGGTCGCAGGACGAGGCCTTGCGCGCCTGGGTGCGCAACAGCCGTCTGGATGGCTTTGGCAAGCTCATGGCCTCGGCCGACAAGGCCAACGCCGAGCACCAGGCCATTCTGGGACGTCTGCGCAGTGTGGCCAGGGCCGCCATGGGCAATGTGCAAAAGCTCATGGCCTCGGCGTCACCGGCCGCGCACTGA
- a CDS encoding alpha/beta fold hydrolase has protein sequence MKHKPEAASPPTPGSAAWMSVPAFWPMAMASSLMQQGTALYAKNLHFVEEEILIHSHQRPQLATPHRTRLDLRTMVLREYGTPGQGIPTVVDAPHAGHTASIADYHKGQSLVETLLANGIAHVALTDWKSATPDMKDLEIDNYLEEMVVAIDDLGGRVNLVGLCQGGWVSTMLAARFPEKVNSLVLAGAPIDTDAGNGSIRKMVHQSPASFYEELVGLGGGLMQGKFMLQGWKNMHPEQHYMQDHIDLYEHIDDAAYLAKQETFERWYENPIDLPGRWYLQVIQQLFKDNRLAKGAFVALGRKLDLRAITCPLYLLAGESDDITTPEQVLNAAKLVGTPASQIQQKTIPGGHIGLFMGARTLKEHWPPIAQWIAAQSSGAAPSP, from the coding sequence ATGAAACACAAACCGGAAGCCGCCTCTCCCCCAACACCAGGGAGCGCCGCCTGGATGAGTGTGCCGGCCTTCTGGCCCATGGCCATGGCCAGTTCCCTCATGCAACAGGGCACGGCCCTTTACGCCAAAAACCTCCATTTCGTGGAAGAGGAGATCCTCATCCACAGCCACCAGCGACCCCAGTTGGCCACGCCCCACCGCACGCGGCTTGACCTGCGCACCATGGTGCTGCGTGAGTACGGCACCCCGGGCCAGGGCATCCCTACCGTGGTGGACGCCCCCCATGCCGGGCATACCGCGTCCATCGCCGACTACCACAAGGGTCAGAGCCTGGTCGAAACCTTGCTGGCCAATGGCATCGCCCACGTCGCGCTGACCGACTGGAAATCGGCCACCCCCGACATGAAAGATCTCGAAATCGACAACTACCTCGAAGAAATGGTGGTCGCGATCGACGATCTGGGAGGCCGCGTGAATTTGGTCGGTCTGTGCCAGGGCGGTTGGGTATCGACCATGTTGGCCGCGCGTTTTCCCGAGAAGGTGAATTCTCTGGTGCTCGCCGGTGCCCCCATCGACACCGATGCCGGCAACGGATCGATTCGCAAGATGGTGCACCAGTCACCGGCCTCGTTCTACGAGGAACTTGTGGGGCTGGGTGGCGGCCTGATGCAGGGCAAGTTCATGCTGCAAGGCTGGAAAAACATGCACCCCGAGCAGCATTACATGCAAGACCACATTGACTTGTACGAGCACATCGATGACGCCGCCTACCTGGCCAAACAAGAAACGTTTGAGCGCTGGTATGAAAACCCGATCGACCTGCCGGGCCGCTGGTACCTGCAGGTGATTCAGCAACTGTTCAAGGACAACCGCCTGGCCAAGGGCGCATTCGTGGCACTGGGCCGCAAGCTTGATCTTCGCGCGATCACCTGCCCGCTCTACCTGCTGGCGGGCGAGAGCGACGACATCACCACGCCAGAACAAGTGCTCAATGCCGCCAAACTGGTGGGCACGCCAGCCAGTCAGATTCAGCAGAAAACCATTCCCGGTGGGCACATTGGCCTCTTCATGGGTGCACGCACGTTGAAAGAACACTGGCCCCCGATCGCACAGTGGATCGCCGCGCAATCTTCTGGCGCTGCGCCCAGCCCATGA
- the atpD gene encoding F0F1 ATP synthase subunit beta — translation MDSAAVQPAISTPRGGSIEPPLGTVVAVRGGVVDVRFTPGQLPAIHNALEVLWDEPLPLVLEVEAALDECTVRTVALQETQGLARHASVRDTGAPLAVPVGEALLGRLIDVLGRPGDGLGPIAADAPRRVIHQAPLPLSKRRAAVEVFETGIKVIDLLAPLALGSKAAMFGGAGVGKTVLVMELIHVMAETYKGISVFAGVGERSREGHELLLDMHDSGMLSNSALVFGQMNEPSGARWRTPLTALTIAEYFRDEQQRNVLLLMDNVFRFVQAGAEVSGLLGRLPSRVGYQPTLASEVAAVQERIACAEHASVTAIEAVYVPADDFTDPAVTTIAAHLDSRIMLSRALAAEGMYPAIDPLASQSVLLDPLVVGAAHCDLARDVREAIARYRELQDIIALLGINELSVEDRRLVGRARRLQRFLTQPFAVTQAFTGKPGRQVTLADTLKGCRAILDGVGDDWPESAFFMAGNLDDVRSRVAK, via the coding sequence ATGGACAGCGCTGCGGTGCAACCGGCCATCTCGACACCCAGAGGCGGCTCCATCGAGCCGCCTCTGGGCACCGTGGTGGCGGTGCGCGGTGGCGTGGTCGATGTTCGATTCACCCCGGGCCAGCTTCCCGCGATTCACAACGCGCTGGAGGTCTTGTGGGACGAACCCCTGCCCCTCGTTCTGGAAGTGGAAGCCGCCTTGGACGAGTGCACGGTGCGCACCGTTGCGCTGCAAGAAACCCAGGGCCTGGCGCGCCATGCATCCGTGCGCGACACCGGCGCACCGCTGGCCGTGCCGGTGGGCGAGGCCCTGCTGGGCCGGTTGATCGACGTCCTGGGCCGCCCGGGTGACGGGTTGGGCCCGATCGCGGCAGACGCGCCCCGGCGGGTGATCCACCAGGCGCCCTTGCCCTTGTCCAAACGCCGAGCGGCGGTCGAGGTGTTCGAAACCGGCATCAAGGTGATCGACCTGCTGGCGCCCCTGGCGCTGGGCAGCAAGGCGGCCATGTTTGGCGGTGCGGGCGTGGGCAAGACGGTGCTGGTGATGGAACTGATCCATGTGATGGCCGAAACCTACAAGGGCATTTCGGTGTTTGCCGGCGTGGGTGAGCGCAGCCGCGAAGGCCACGAATTGCTGCTCGACATGCACGACTCGGGCATGCTGTCCAACAGCGCCCTGGTGTTCGGCCAGATGAACGAACCCTCGGGTGCGCGCTGGCGCACCCCGCTGACCGCGCTCACCATCGCCGAGTATTTCCGCGATGAGCAGCAGCGCAATGTGCTGCTGCTGATGGACAACGTGTTCCGCTTTGTGCAGGCGGGGGCGGAGGTGTCCGGCCTGTTGGGGCGGCTGCCTTCGCGGGTCGGCTACCAGCCCACACTGGCCAGCGAAGTGGCGGCTGTGCAAGAGCGCATCGCCTGCGCCGAACATGCATCGGTCACGGCCATTGAAGCGGTGTATGTGCCCGCCGATGACTTCACCGACCCGGCGGTCACCACCATCGCCGCACACCTCGACAGCCGCATCATGCTCTCGCGTGCGCTGGCCGCCGAAGGCATGTACCCGGCCATCGACCCGCTGGCTTCGCAGTCCGTGTTGCTCGACCCGCTGGTGGTGGGTGCGGCGCATTGCGATCTGGCGCGGGATGTGCGCGAGGCCATCGCACGCTACCGCGAGCTGCAGGACATCATCGCTTTGCTGGGCATCAACGAACTCAGCGTTGAAGACCGCCGCCTGGTGGGCCGTGCGAGACGCCTGCAGCGATTTCTCACCCAGCCGTTTGCCGTCACCCAGGCGTTTACCGGCAAGCCCGGTCGGCAGGTGACCTTGGCCGATACGCTCAAAGGCTGCCGCGCCATTCTTGATGGCGTTGGCGACGACTGGCCCGAGAGCGCCTTTTTCATGGCTGGCAATCTCGACGATGTCCGGTCCAGGGTCGCGAAATGA
- a CDS encoding hypothetical protein (produces ATP from ADP in the presence of a proton gradient across the membrane; the epsilon subunit is part of the catalytic core of the ATP synthase complex) — protein MTSLQPEAPKWPNADGLHLLLSSLGQVIVDATGVKSLRAEDASGGFGLWPGHADFLTVLGVGVVSWQDRDEVWHHCAVRRGVMTLRRGAELEVATREAIPGDDLEQLENEVLAQLIQRQQAEDDARRQVRQLEVRTLRELVRPKPGGAFPQGEWP, from the coding sequence ATGACTTCCCTCCAACCAGAAGCGCCCAAGTGGCCCAACGCCGATGGCCTGCACCTCCTGCTCAGCAGCCTGGGTCAGGTGATCGTGGATGCCACCGGGGTGAAATCGCTGCGCGCCGAAGACGCAAGCGGTGGCTTTGGACTGTGGCCCGGTCACGCCGATTTCCTGACCGTGCTGGGTGTGGGGGTGGTGAGCTGGCAGGACCGCGATGAGGTTTGGCACCATTGCGCCGTGCGCCGCGGTGTGATGACGCTCCGACGAGGCGCTGAGTTGGAAGTTGCCACCCGGGAAGCCATTCCGGGCGACGATCTGGAGCAGCTGGAAAACGAGGTGCTGGCGCAGCTCATCCAGCGCCAACAAGCCGAAGACGATGCGCGCCGCCAAGTGCGGCAACTGGAAGTGCGCACCTTGCGCGAATTGGTGCGCCCCAAGCCTGGTGGCGCTTTTCCTCAAGGCGAGTGGCCATGA
- a CDS encoding AtpZ/AtpI family protein, producing the protein MNKDHRPEDGDDTSSALLEQVRRRAGSAQRWLRDGEPSLAKQFAAVGVLGWIIVVPALLGVWIGRWIDRWLASGITFTAALLFCGILLGGWSAWRWMHEK; encoded by the coding sequence ATGAACAAAGACCATCGGCCCGAAGACGGCGATGACACCAGCAGCGCCCTGCTGGAGCAGGTGCGCCGCCGTGCGGGGTCGGCCCAGCGCTGGCTGCGCGACGGTGAGCCATCGCTGGCCAAACAGTTTGCCGCCGTGGGGGTGCTCGGCTGGATCATCGTGGTGCCCGCGCTGCTGGGGGTCTGGATCGGTCGCTGGATTGACCGCTGGCTGGCCAGCGGCATCACCTTCACCGCCGCACTGCTTTTTTGCGGGATATTGCTCGGCGGCTGGTCGGCCTGGCGCTGGATGCACGAAAAGTGA
- a CDS encoding N-ATPase subunit AtpR: protein MNPMNLFLFGGLGLLVGLWHFGSLRWLSQRLVSTPRPRWGIALAVQLLRIAVLVGACWWAVRFGAWPLLALALGMVAARVVLLRQARRAEAGEVQP, encoded by the coding sequence ATGAATCCCATGAACCTCTTTCTTTTTGGCGGCCTGGGCCTGCTGGTGGGCCTGTGGCACTTTGGCTCGCTGCGCTGGCTCAGCCAGCGTTTGGTCAGCACACCGAGGCCCCGATGGGGCATCGCGCTGGCGGTGCAACTCCTGCGCATCGCCGTGCTCGTGGGTGCTTGCTGGTGGGCGGTTCGCTTCGGTGCCTGGCCGCTGCTGGCGCTGGCGCTGGGCATGGTGGCCGCGCGGGTTGTGCTGCTCAGGCAGGCGCGTCGCGCAGAGGCCGGTGAGGTTCAACCATGA